Proteins encoded within one genomic window of Prauserella marina:
- a CDS encoding sensor histidine kinase: MTTAVAAPRHGDLRTTEHSLNRAFQRYAVWVRVLVVLPCAGIGVMVTPDPYLPAAIAVGALALIWCGFSLRWLRQRPPEPVVAAAAALVVLVAGLTQQWTGPDSFNGWAFAIASITAIGIQYELPNRPWLALAVSVTAAIAYTAGTALPSTKPDDLLLGVRLLAETGLSRLAYVVIRSRARAADRSIARAAEQRKAASVAAARRAAEREYLATLHDTASATLLMVSLGVAGTNERSRAWLPERAGKDVAILTALTSAPAERGPATLGSPGAEVDLVALLADAIEHPALAVEHRLPPSLLLPATPGLAIAHGVAEAISNVARHASVRTATLRVDSIVGGHGGGLVVELADEGRGFDPNAVAEHRRGLAGSIVGRMAAAGGSAEIESAPGEGTTVRWSWHG; encoded by the coding sequence GTGACAACCGCCGTTGCGGCGCCTCGGCACGGCGACCTGCGGACGACCGAGCACAGTCTCAACAGGGCCTTCCAGCGCTACGCGGTGTGGGTCAGGGTGCTGGTCGTCCTACCGTGCGCCGGAATCGGGGTCATGGTGACCCCCGATCCGTATCTCCCCGCCGCGATCGCGGTGGGCGCGCTGGCGCTGATCTGGTGCGGGTTCAGTCTCCGCTGGCTCCGACAGCGGCCGCCGGAGCCGGTCGTCGCTGCCGCCGCCGCGCTCGTCGTGCTGGTCGCCGGGCTCACCCAGCAATGGACAGGGCCGGATTCCTTCAACGGCTGGGCATTCGCGATCGCCTCCATCACCGCCATCGGCATCCAGTACGAGCTGCCGAACCGGCCGTGGCTCGCGCTCGCGGTCTCGGTCACCGCCGCCATCGCCTACACGGCCGGCACCGCGCTGCCCTCCACGAAGCCGGACGACCTGCTGCTCGGTGTGCGACTGCTCGCCGAGACGGGACTGTCCCGCCTGGCCTACGTCGTCATCAGATCGCGCGCGCGAGCCGCGGACCGCAGTATCGCGCGAGCGGCCGAACAGCGCAAAGCCGCGAGTGTCGCCGCCGCGCGAAGGGCAGCCGAACGGGAGTATCTGGCGACGCTGCACGACACCGCGAGCGCGACCCTGCTCATGGTGTCGCTCGGGGTCGCCGGGACGAACGAGCGGAGCAGGGCCTGGCTACCCGAGCGCGCGGGCAAGGACGTAGCCATCCTCACCGCACTGACCTCGGCACCGGCCGAGCGGGGGCCAGCCACGCTCGGCAGCCCCGGCGCCGAGGTCGACCTCGTCGCACTGCTCGCCGACGCGATCGAGCATCCCGCGCTGGCGGTCGAGCACCGGCTCCCCCCTTCACTTCTGCTGCCCGCGACGCCGGGGCTCGCCATCGCGCACGGCGTCGCTGAGGCGATCAGCAACGTCGCGAGACACGCCTCCGTGCGGACCGCGACACTGCGCGTCGACAGCATCGTCGGTGGCCACGGTGGCGGGCTCGTCGTCGAACTGGCCGACGAGGGCCGGGGTTTCGACCCCAATGCAGTCGCGGAGCACCGGCGCGGGCTCGCCGGTTCCATCGTCGGCAGGATGGCGGCGGCAGGCGGCAGCGCCGAGATCGAATCCGCGCCGGGCGAGGGCACGACCGTCCGCTGGAGCTGGCATGGCTGA
- the mrf gene encoding ribosome hibernation factor-recruiting GTPase MRF: MTDTHRVPLVLIGGLATEAARLLADRFHAADRHTAVVHHDLRDIAAGFVSRHLRCGPREALTTVALAHGCASCTLRDDLLPLLRELAGRPEVNRIVVRLDEALEPEPICRALGEVLVDGRPVSTDVEVEAVVTAIDVATWLGDATGEDTMAERGCDGDDRTVAQVALAQAEFADILAVSGDATDAWSAAKTGAVLERIAPLAAILELSAIDPLALSGFVSGEAYRGRPRDPHAALLRGAPPLHTDCGVTIVPFASARPFHPHRLHDALEILLDGVVRTRGRAWVAGRPDITLWIESAGGGLGIGHAGGWLDAPEGPAWAEVSPERRTLASLRWHPVFGDRAQELVIVADAADPATITEALEHALLTDEEIAERGTVITGRHKTG; this comes from the coding sequence GTGACCGACACGCACCGCGTACCCCTCGTCCTCATCGGCGGACTCGCCACCGAAGCGGCCCGGTTGCTGGCCGACCGGTTCCACGCCGCTGATCGCCACACCGCGGTCGTCCACCACGACCTGCGCGACATCGCCGCCGGATTCGTGTCACGACACCTGCGATGCGGCCCGAGGGAAGCGCTCACCACCGTCGCGCTCGCGCACGGGTGCGCCTCCTGCACGCTGAGGGACGACCTGCTGCCCCTGTTGCGGGAGCTCGCCGGAAGGCCGGAGGTGAACCGGATCGTCGTCCGGCTCGACGAGGCGCTGGAGCCGGAACCGATATGCAGGGCACTCGGCGAGGTCCTCGTCGACGGCCGTCCGGTGAGCACCGACGTCGAGGTCGAAGCCGTCGTCACGGCCATCGACGTCGCGACCTGGCTCGGGGACGCGACCGGCGAGGACACCATGGCCGAGCGCGGGTGCGACGGCGACGACCGCACCGTCGCCCAGGTCGCACTGGCGCAGGCCGAGTTCGCCGACATTCTCGCCGTCTCCGGCGACGCGACGGACGCGTGGTCGGCGGCGAAGACGGGCGCCGTGCTGGAGCGGATCGCCCCGCTCGCCGCGATTCTCGAACTGTCGGCCATCGACCCGCTGGCACTCTCCGGTTTCGTCTCCGGCGAGGCGTACCGGGGCAGACCCCGCGATCCACACGCGGCGCTACTGCGGGGAGCGCCGCCGCTGCACACCGACTGCGGCGTCACGATCGTCCCGTTCGCCTCGGCTCGCCCGTTTCATCCACACCGGCTCCACGACGCGCTGGAGATTTTGCTCGACGGCGTCGTGCGGACGAGAGGAAGGGCGTGGGTGGCGGGGCGGCCCGACATCACGCTGTGGATCGAATCGGCGGGAGGCGGGCTCGGGATCGGGCACGCGGGCGGCTGGCTCGATGCACCGGAAGGACCGGCGTGGGCGGAGGTCTCTCCGGAGCGAAGGACACTCGCCTCGCTGCGCTGGCATCCGGTCTTCGGCGACAGGGCACAGGAACTGGTGATCGTCGCCGACGCCGCGGATCCGGCCACCATCACCGAGGCACTGGAGCACGCGCTGCTGACCGACGAGGAGATCGCCGAGCGCGGCACGGTGATCACCGGGCGGCACAAGACCGGGTAA
- the rpmB gene encoding 50S ribosomal protein L28, protein MSAVCQVTGSGPGFGKQVSHSGMRTSRRWGVNVQSRRYWVPSMGRWVRLTVSAKGIKTIDKQGIDAVVARLAARGERF, encoded by the coding sequence GTGTCCGCGGTGTGTCAGGTCACGGGCAGTGGGCCCGGGTTCGGGAAACAGGTGTCGCATTCGGGAATGAGGACGTCGCGGCGATGGGGCGTCAACGTCCAGTCGCGGCGGTACTGGGTGCCCAGTATGGGCCGCTGGGTGCGGCTGACCGTGTCGGCGAAAGGCATCAAGACCATCGACAAGCAGGGGATCGACGCGGTCGTCGCGCGCCTCGCCGCGCGAGGGGAGAGGTTCTGA
- the rpmG gene encoding 50S ribosomal protein L33, giving the protein MARNELRPIVKLRSTAGTGYTYVTRKNRRNDPDRLVLRKYDPVVRAHVEFREER; this is encoded by the coding sequence ATGGCACGTAACGAACTGCGTCCGATCGTCAAGCTGCGCTCGACCGCCGGTACCGGTTACACCTACGTGACCCGCAAGAACCGCCGGAACGATCCCGATCGCCTGGTACTGCGCAAGTACGACCCGGTCGTGCGCGCACACGTGGAGTTCAGGGAGGAGCGCTGA
- the rpsN gene encoding 30S ribosomal protein S14 has protein sequence MARASVIARNRRRELLVARFAARRAELRARARSPLADEGERAAARAALAALPRDACPVRVRNRDGVDGRPRGYLRAFGLSRIRVRQLAHRGELPGVAPARR, from the coding sequence ATGGCGAGGGCTTCGGTGATCGCGCGCAACAGGCGGCGTGAGCTGCTCGTCGCCAGGTTCGCCGCGCGGCGGGCGGAGCTGAGGGCGCGTGCGCGCTCACCGCTGGCGGACGAGGGGGAGCGGGCGGCCGCGAGGGCGGCGCTGGCCGCGCTGCCGAGGGACGCCTGCCCCGTGCGGGTCCGCAACCGCGATGGCGTCGACGGGAGGCCACGCGGGTACCTCCGCGCGTTCGGGCTGTCCAGGATCAGGGTGCGGCAGCTCGCGCACCGGGGTGAGCTGCCCGGCGTCGCACCCGCTCGCCGCTGA
- a CDS encoding aspartate aminotransferase family protein: MENALRLAQHAQGRRRRGVAYATNSFHGKTRGALSVTDSPLCRATVRLPQGGVRVPFGDVAALAGLLRRDRSIGTVILEPVQGGAGIVVPPPGYLAAVRQLCDKHDVLWIADEVQSGCGRTGRFFAFEHEDVVPDIVTLAKSLGGGKAAIAATICTRAVARRAHRGSAALHHTPGTFAGTGEACATAITALNVLYDEGLLDNARIIGAYLTGELEALARRHPGLIAEVRGKGLMIGLEFTGAARAGLRALGPVASAMDRALPGGLAVAVGSLLKSEHSVLVGFTDYNRNVLRLQPPLGIEHKHVDQLVAALDDLLSRGALRLGADFLRTGRAPRAPGGACDAPGTPGAHRPRTPERTGSEQRAPGAPFSGERVRRRAAHPGARAAAP; encoded by the coding sequence GTGGAGAACGCGCTGCGGCTCGCGCAGCACGCGCAAGGACGCAGGCGCAGGGGCGTCGCCTACGCGACGAACTCGTTCCACGGCAAGACCCGTGGCGCGCTGTCGGTCACCGACTCACCGTTGTGCAGGGCGACGGTGCGGCTGCCGCAGGGCGGGGTCAGGGTGCCCTTCGGTGACGTCGCCGCGCTCGCCGGCCTGCTCCGCCGCGACCGGAGCATCGGAACCGTGATACTCGAACCCGTCCAGGGCGGCGCGGGGATCGTGGTCCCGCCTCCCGGATATCTCGCCGCCGTCAGGCAGCTGTGCGACAAGCACGACGTTCTCTGGATCGCCGACGAAGTGCAGTCCGGTTGCGGGCGCACCGGCAGGTTCTTCGCCTTCGAGCACGAGGACGTGGTGCCCGACATCGTCACGCTGGCCAAGTCGCTCGGCGGTGGAAAAGCCGCGATCGCGGCGACCATCTGCACCAGGGCCGTCGCCAGGCGCGCGCACAGGGGAAGCGCCGCGCTGCACCACACTCCCGGCACGTTCGCGGGCACCGGTGAGGCGTGCGCGACCGCGATCACCGCCCTCAACGTGCTCTACGACGAGGGACTGCTCGACAACGCGCGGATCATCGGCGCCTACCTCACCGGCGAACTGGAGGCGCTGGCGCGCCGCCACCCCGGTCTCATCGCCGAGGTCAGAGGAAAGGGCCTGATGATCGGGCTGGAGTTCACCGGGGCCGCCCGCGCGGGCCTGCGCGCGCTCGGCCCGGTCGCCTCGGCCATGGACAGGGCGCTTCCCGGCGGCCTCGCCGTCGCCGTCGGCAGCCTGCTCAAGTCGGAGCACTCGGTGCTGGTCGGATTCACCGACTACAACCGCAACGTCCTCCGCCTGCAACCACCGCTCGGCATCGAGCACAAGCACGTGGACCAGCTCGTCGCCGCGCTCGACGACCTGCTGAGCCGGGGCGCGCTGCGACTCGGCGCCGACTTCCTCAGAACCGGCAGGGCGCCGAGGGCACCCGGCGGCGCCTGCGACGCGCCGGGCACTCCCGGCGCCCACCGGCCGCGCACCCCCGAACGGACGGGCAGCGAACAGCGCGCGCCGGGCGCGCCATTCAGCGGCGAGCGGGTGCGACGCCGGGCAGCTCACCCCGGTGCGCGAGCTGCCGCACCCTGA
- a CDS encoding CoA-transferase subunit beta: MISPDELMTVTASRLLADDRVVFAGIGIPTVACALAKRRQAPDLTIVLEGGIVGLRLRPGQLPDSTNEMRAAVDVDQLTGIADVFLAAQRGFFDYGFLGCAQIDKYGNINSSVIGDRAAPSVRLPGTGGANDIASLCTETLVVTRHEPRRFVERVDYVTTPGFLGGGDGRAAAGLGFGGISTVITDLAVLDFHERTKQMRVRALQPGVSLREVEKATGFDLLVADDLGTLPEPEPAEIALLRELHGTS, from the coding sequence ATGATCAGCCCCGACGAGCTCATGACCGTCACGGCGAGCAGACTGCTCGCCGACGACAGGGTCGTCTTCGCCGGTATCGGCATCCCCACGGTGGCGTGCGCGCTGGCGAAACGCAGGCAGGCACCGGATCTCACGATCGTGCTCGAAGGCGGGATCGTCGGGCTGCGGCTGCGGCCGGGGCAGCTGCCCGACTCCACCAACGAAATGCGCGCCGCCGTCGACGTCGACCAGCTCACCGGCATCGCCGACGTGTTCCTTGCCGCACAACGCGGTTTCTTCGACTACGGGTTCCTCGGCTGCGCTCAGATCGACAAGTACGGCAACATCAACAGCAGTGTCATCGGCGACCGCGCGGCTCCGTCCGTGCGCCTTCCCGGTACGGGGGGCGCCAACGACATCGCGTCGCTGTGCACGGAAACTCTCGTGGTGACAAGGCACGAACCACGCAGGTTCGTCGAACGGGTCGACTACGTGACGACACCGGGATTTCTCGGCGGCGGCGACGGCAGAGCTGCCGCCGGTCTCGGATTCGGCGGCATCAGCACCGTGATCACCGATCTCGCGGTACTGGACTTCCACGAACGGACGAAACAGATGCGGGTGCGCGCCCTCCAGCCGGGCGTCAGTCTCCGCGAGGTCGAAAAGGCCACCGGTTTCGATCTGCTCGTCGCCGACGATCTCGGCACGCTGCCGGAACCGGAACCGGCGGAAATCGCCCTGCTGAGGGAACTGCACGGCACCAGCTGA
- a CDS encoding CoA transferase subunit A produces the protein MSGARADLEAHRRPMRDKVVSAASAVQLVADGDHVAIGGTNYSRTPMALVFALLRGKAKGLTVSRPLSCFEAELLLVTGTASTLMTSWVGIGHGWGLARVVRHHVERGLAEYQEWSHLAMAMRYRAGAMGVPFLPTHTMLGSDLALDTGARTVECPYTGTTLLAVPALHPDVTFVHVHRADRYGNAQIDGYPFLDVDMVHAARRVVLSAERIVEPEELRQAPRETLIPHFAVDAVVHAPFGCYPHECYGEYEADADHVAEYMRAVRGEGGASAGELACDGARRYVAEHVLAHEDFGGFVTSVEPARRDSLRERARELMPR, from the coding sequence GTGAGCGGGGCACGCGCCGACCTCGAAGCCCACCGCAGACCGATGCGGGACAAGGTGGTGAGCGCGGCGAGCGCCGTCCAACTCGTCGCCGACGGCGACCACGTCGCGATCGGAGGGACCAACTACTCCCGTACCCCGATGGCGCTGGTGTTCGCGCTGCTGCGCGGCAAGGCCAAGGGCTTGACGGTCTCCCGCCCACTCTCCTGTTTCGAGGCCGAACTGCTGCTGGTGACGGGAACGGCGAGCACGCTCATGACGAGCTGGGTCGGGATCGGCCACGGCTGGGGACTGGCCAGAGTCGTGCGTCACCACGTCGAACGGGGTCTCGCCGAATACCAGGAGTGGAGTCACCTCGCGATGGCGATGCGCTACCGCGCGGGCGCGATGGGCGTGCCGTTCCTGCCGACCCACACGATGCTCGGCTCCGACCTCGCGCTCGACACCGGCGCGCGCACCGTCGAATGCCCTTACACGGGAACCACGCTGCTCGCCGTTCCCGCGCTGCACCCCGATGTGACGTTCGTGCACGTCCACAGGGCCGACCGGTACGGAAACGCGCAGATCGACGGCTATCCCTTCCTCGACGTCGACATGGTGCACGCCGCCCGCAGGGTCGTGCTCAGCGCGGAGCGGATCGTGGAACCGGAGGAACTGCGGCAAGCGCCGAGGGAGACGCTCATCCCGCATTTCGCGGTCGACGCGGTCGTGCACGCACCGTTCGGTTGCTACCCGCACGAGTGCTACGGCGAGTACGAGGCCGACGCCGATCATGTCGCCGAGTACATGCGAGCCGTGCGCGGCGAGGGCGGTGCGAGCGCGGGAGAACTCGCCTGCGACGGCGCGCGCCGTTACGTCGCCGAACACGTGCTCGCGCACGAGGACTTCGGTGGTTTCGTCACGAGTGTCGAGCCGGCACGGCGCGATTCACTGCGCGAGCGGGCAAGGGAGTTGATGCCGCGATGA